The region CAGATcgaatttttatggtacgtCCTATGAACAACTTACAAACAAAGTGAACTATCCTCGCAGGAATACTCAGCTGAAGCATTTTTGCTCTGAGTACTGGAAGAAGAACATTGTCGTATGCGGCAGAGATGTCCAAGAAGCACCCAACGAGATGTTGTTTTTTGGAGAAGGCCAATCTAATGTCTGAGGTCAGAATCGATAAGTTGTCCATTGTACTTTTTCCTTTACGGAATCCGAACTGAGAGTTTGCgagtaatttttccttttctaCGAACCATTCCAACCTATTCTTAATAAGATGTTCGAAGATTTTACCAATTGATGCAGACAAAGCAATTGGGCGATAAGAGCTAGCTACCTGAGGGTCCTTCCCTGGTTTAAGGAATGGGATAATAATTTGGCTCGTCCATTCCTGTGGGATTTCACCAGTCACGAAAAACAAATTGTACAGTTTTTAGTAGATGTTCCTTTGAGAAGCGATTAAGTTTCCGGATAAAAAGATAGGGAATGCCATCTTCTCCGGGGGAACTGTTACGTAGTCCATCTAAAGCCAACTCAAGTTCAGTGAATGTGAAGGGATTGTCAAGAGGGCCTAGTTCCGCAGGGGGAAGGGAAGGGTCGATACAGGATTTCTCTGGAACTGATGAAGGAGCCAATTTGTCCGCAAACTCTGCCAACCAGGAAGGAGGGTTAGGAGAGGCTGAACAAACAGGATGGAAAGAGCCCCgaaatcttttaatatttttccataCCAGCGATGGCGGGGTTCTAGGGTTGAGGCTTTCGCAAAATCCCTTCCATCCTTtcttttttgctttatttaggAGACGTTTAGTACGGGCAGAAATTTTTTGATAGGCAACAAAATCATCGGAAAGACCAGACTCATTAAACTTACGTTCCGCGTTGTCTCTTGCTTTGATCGCCGCCGTGCATTCTGCATCCCACCAGGGAGGTGAAGGGATTTTGCTactacgtatttttttcttagggATGTACTTATCTGCTGCTTCTAGTAGAATCGATTGGAAGTAGAGGTATAAATCTAAGGGATTTGATAGGTTGGGATCTagctcttttaatttattttcaatataatgAGAGTAGCTTGGCCAGTCCGCTTTATCCAACCTATATTGAAGGAGGGGTTGGGGGACGGGTGAGGGAAGAACAGAGGATGGCTGGGAAATAATTATAGGGAAGTGATCACTTCCGAATGACTGACTCAGAACCTGATAGGATAGCGAACACGAAAGATTGGGAGAGCTAGCAGACAAATCCAGAACAGAGTTGGGGTTTTGTCCGGGATATACCCGATGAGTGGGAGAGCCGTCGTTGATGATTACGACATTAATGTCATCAAACAGGTCCAGAAGGAAGGAAGAAAATATGTCAGAATGTGATGAACCCCAGGAGGTGTTATGACTATTAAAATCACCCATAATGAGGAGAGGAGGTGGGATCGAGAACAAGATTGTAGAAAGGTCGGGTATTAAGTTGATATTTGGGTGTGGGATATAAATTGATACGCAATTAATTCCCATGACATTGGCCGCAACAGCGTTAATATCATGGGAATGAGGAGGGAGAGGAATTTGTGAGAAAGTGTAACCTCTTTTAATCAATAACGCACAACCAGCACGTCCATCACCGCGGTCCTCCCGAAGGCATGAGAAGCCCGGGATCCTAAACTGGGAACCCGGTCTCAGCCATGTCTCCGAAATGGCCGCCACTGAAACGAAGTGCTCGTTGATGAGATTGATTAGTTCTGGTTTTTTAGGGATGATACTACGACTATTCCATTGAAGAAAATTGGCCTGGGGGCCATTGGAGAAGGATAATCGCTCAGCAAGTGAAACCATTAATGGGGCAACGTCGGGCGGTAAACAATCGCTCCATTTGGCGATTATATTCGTGAGAAGTTTGAATAGTAATTCCATAAGGTCATCATTGGGGGTCTCAACTGGCATCCGCCGTGACGATAGGGCGTAGCCATTGGGGAGTTGGGATTGTGGGGTCGAGATAATATCTCTATGGGCTTGCCGGTCATAGCCTGGAGACAGAGGGGACCTTGCTCTAGATTTACGGATGATCGTCTTACGGTATGAAGCTGAGGGAGGCGATTGGGGAGGAAGGGGAGGGCGAACAGGCGAGGGAGACTGCCATGAGGGAGAGTTGGGCTCGAACATAATCTTGGCCACGTCGGCGTAAGGACGACGTACAGCCGGAAAACGAGAGGACGCTTCCTGGTAAGAAATGCTGTGTTCCGACATTGCCAGTTTGATAGATTTTTGCCTACAATATTCAGGGCAACGTTGGTCTGTCGCATAATGATTGCCTGAGCAGTATAAACAGGTTACATGCTCAGCAGCGATGTTGCATCCTTCACCAGGGTGTTTTTGTGCACACTTGAAGCATCGGGCATCAGAGCGGCATTGGGCCTGAATATGACCAAACCTCAGACATTTCCGGCATTGAATTGTTGGGAGCACGTACACTTCGACCTTCAACGATGTATAAAACGCAAAGATTTTCTGAGGAAGCTTTTGACCTTCGAAGGTCACTACAACGGTTTGCGTTGGAACCCATGATGGAGGACCTCCCTCATTGGTTACCTTGCGCTGAAGGCGCCGGGCTTTAAGAATTTTACCTGGTCCGTCTATGAGGTCAGTAGCGTCAACAAATTCTTCCATTGACCAGTCGACTGGTACACCACGAATCAATCCCATTCGAGAAACATTGTACGATGGAATATTTGCTTTGTATTTGTGACGTGATAAGCAGGGATTCTCTAAGATATTGTTGGCATCCGCAGCGGTCTTAAACTCAACCGAGACACGGTTTCTACCTACGGACTTGATACCATCTTTTTTGATGTTTTGGACGTTATCTCTGGCAAAGGCAAGACCAACCTTAATAGGTTGCAGTGAAATGCCCGAGTTGCTAGAATCCGCGTCTCGGGAGATGTGAACAATAAATGGGCCACTATCTTCACTGTTGTATTTGCGGGATTCCGCGTCTAAGTCAGGGTGTTTATAAATGCCTGCTATGGATGCGTTGTCGATGTCCGTTCCCTGCATCACCTTTTTACCTTTAGGTTCGGCCCTATCGGGCGATGATAGTTCCAAAGAACTAAGACTGCGCTTTCGTGCATTGTTCAGCGTGTCAAACTCCATCGTGTTCGTGAAACTACCACCGCCCGGATCCGGGGGCTCCTCGTTCCCCTCCATGGTTTTGGCTCTTGGCCAACCGGTCAGATGGGTTATTAagttagataaatattatagattAATTAATCCACCACCAGATGGTTAATttacaaggattattattttagtgGGAATATAACCTAAAAATTGAACAGACTCACTGCACGGCACTTCTGTCAATCTTTATTGGCTTTGACTTCTAAATGCTCAGCAtattttttccaggataaattgTGACAAAATATGACACCCAAAACTTGGTATCTGTGACTATTGGCAGAGgtgtattattatacaataaagagggCAAAGTAGGACAACTTTAGACTTAGATGGATTAACTGCGAGATTTAAATAAGAGAGGTAATTATGGAGTTTTGTTAATGCtaagtttaagttatttattattgtgttagaATTATTTCCAGATAAATATACAACAAGGTCATCggcaaattgtaaatttttgatattaggaCCCATTACCAAATTTAAGCGACGTATATACAGAATGAAGATCAGAGGGGATAAAATTCCACCCTGACAAACTCCTATGGAAGATAGTCGAGGACCAAACAATTCACCATCATACTTCACAAACACTTTTCTACAAGATAGAAATTTTTGAATCCACTGTACAACTTTAAGtggaatacatatatttaacagttctgtacataaaatatcaatatttacaTTGTTAAAAGCACCAGTAATATCAAAAAACACTGaaataagtttgttgttatttttgatgCTTTTCAGTATATCTAAATGAAACAAAGATATGCTTTCACGTGCTGAACGACCTCTACGAAAACCATACTGATTGTTTGGAAGCAATCCATTATGTTCTACATAATATTCAAGACGCTGCTTAAGTAATTGTTCAAAGACTTTTCCTGCGCATGATGTCAATGTTATAGGACGATAAGAGTCTGGATTAAACCTAGGTTTGTCAGATTTTAATATAGGAATGATGCAATCAGTTGTCCATTCAGGTGGTATGTCGTTTTTTGTCCAAAGtgcattgtaaatatttagtaaaataatcaGACAACTCTCTGGCAGTTTCTTGAACATCATATATGGAATTCCATCTAAACCAAACGAAGTATCCCTGCGTGAATATATTGCAGATTTCAATTCTTCAAGGGTAAATAAGTTTATGATATAATCATTGTGCGGGCTGGAAGGGGATTCAAGAGACAAACTACTTACATTTTCCACACTATCAGGAGTATATTTTTGCAAGAAATCTAGAATCCATTCATGATTACTATTAGAGTGTCGaggaacataagttttattgaatttgCGCATGAAGCGCCAAATTACTGACAATGGAGTAAACCGATTAAAAGAAGTGCAAAGATCAGCCCAAGAATTTTGTCTTTCTGTTTTAATAACAAGTTTTTTCTTAGCTTGGAGTTTCTTAAATTCTAGGTAATtttctaaagtaaaattttgtttaaaattgatgtACGCCTGTTTGGAGTTTTGAACAGCTGTGGAACATTTATCATTCCACCATGGAAGATTAGATTTTTTCTTAGATTTTCTAACAGTATAAAAACGATTAGGACTATTTGTCATGGGACTGGGACCTTTATGATTCAGTATGGACTCTGTGACAGCACACATTAGGATATTCGTGAACAAATTGTAGGCCTCAAGAGGCGTGTAAGAGTCGAACTGAAAGTTATTTAACTTACACTCCACCTTCTCGGCATACATTTGCcaattcaccattttaaaattgGGGTGAGTGGGCAAATGTACTCCATTTacgttattatttacaaaattatttacattgttatttaGAACCAAATTGATTATTCCAGGTAGATGATAACTACCCAGAGGATCGTCGTGGACTGACCAAGTACAAAGAGGAGCCAACGATGGAGAAACTATGGCTAGATCCAACGCATTAGGACGCCAAGTCATAGAGCCCACAGTAGTGGGTGTACCATCATTTAAAAGTACCAGAAAATTATCATCAACAACATCTAACACAGTACGACCACGTGATGAAGTAGAACAACAACCCCAAGACGTGTGATGAGCATTAAAGTCTCCTGCGATTATCTTGGGTTCGGGTAtagatttaatgaaattttcaaattttgttttttcaaaaactgGGTTGCAATTTGTAGGGCTATAAAAGCTTACTATACTAATTTGTTTACTAttaacagatatttgtatacaaatattttgaagagagtcatcaaaaaatgtgttaattttgttatatGCAATACTATTATGTATCAGAATACATACACcattatgtttgttaccacaATCATTGCGCTCTATGTTAAACCCAGGGACCTTTAGCCTCAGAtgaggctttaaccaggtttCGCAAATGATCGCAATATCTATATAttcttgatataaaaagtttgtaaattcgTGCCTATTGTGGAGTATACTCTGAGCGTTCCAATGTACGATTTTGAGGGCGTTCATTATGCTTTAGATTGAGCGTTCCCTCTTATCGTACCTTGGAACGCTGCACGTATTGTTTCTGTATTTATAGGCGATTCGTTTTTATTAGCTACTAGCTTTATGATCACTTGCgtgatcatatttaaaaatgattgagATTTAAGCATATTCTCTAAGTAGGTTTCAGCTGTCCTAGCAGCTAGTTGGGGGAAAGACTTTTCATTAAATAGATCGGCATAGGCTGCAGTTCgggatttgattttgttttcttctattttgttttttttaataggacaAGACGCGGAAATTGCAATATGTTTACCCTTGCAGTTGGCGCAAACTGGATTTTGTTTGTCGGCGCCACAGGCCTTATAATTGTGATTTTCGGAACAGATAGAACAAACCtcattatttttgcaaaatttagcAATATGTCCAAACTGTTGGCACTTTAAGCATTGCTTAACTGGAGGGACATATTGCGTCACCTCGTGTCTCCATGAGTCTAGGTACACGTACTCAGGCAGCTGAGTAGAGGCAAACGTTACTGCGACAGTCTGCGTGGGAATATACGCGACCTCGCCCCCATCTGCCCTCACCCTGCGCATGAATCGCCGCACCTGGATGACGTTTCGTGAGCTGCCGATCATtgcgaatatatttttattcgataaaCCAACTGGGACAGATTTTACAACTCCAGTAACTTCTGTGTCTGCTGCGGGGATTGAGGCGTTAAGCCCCAATTCGTCTAGGAATTTATTGTGACCTAAAAACGTGTTGGCATTGTTTGACAAATCGAATGTTATAGccactttatatttattcataggCCTCAGATGTAGCACTCCCGATATGGCGTATTTTCTTATGGCCTGGGACAAGTTTACTTTATCGCCATCCGAAAACGGCTTGTCGGCGCATTGGTGTGTGAGGAACACAACGAAGTCTCGCCTCTGTGAATTTTCTGGATATTTACGAGAATAATTTGTTACCTTGTACGGCCTGTACTTATCTGCATCGTTTTCATAATCGGAGTCCTCGGCGGAAGACCCTCTGTCTTCAGcaccttctttttttttttcgttttttagatTTCTCCCGTCCCATTATAGCTTATGTAATATTTACACACTTATCCGTAAGTATGTACAGATatttacacctaaaaatatacaatatatacagaattattaataattataaatatttcttttagaaATTCGCGCCTTTCCCTCTCAAAGgttcccgccttttttttttccgttttgTCTTTTGATTGACGTGACGTAGTAGTCCACAGGTAATTAAAGAATCGTGCAATAAACTAGCTCACACAACAACTTCGTTTCAAATTCTAATGTAATCACATGTTAACCAACGTAAGCAACTGAAGTTACTTACATAGCTTTACCTTTACTttccttatttataaaaaaaaaagcaaggcTGTCACGTTAAcagcgttaaaattaaaattaaacgtttTCGTGTTAGATAGAAGGTATTGGcatgttttatttgaaactttgtAAGGTATTCTAgtttatttattgctaaaaccgtaaaagttaattatcaaaaagtaatctattaCCTTTTGAGCGTATCGACAATAGTTTCGTTTAGAAAGCAAGTAAAATAAAGGGTAAGCAAGCACTATAGCACGagaaaaacaactttattaTGATATAGATTAAATGTTTAATTCTTATGCGATTTGTAATTTTCAGGTGCAAGGATGAACTTCATGAATCCGATGGTCTTTAACCAAATTCTTAACCGCCAGGGCCTTCTCGACGAAGTTTACGAGGCTTTAAGAACAGTGGATATGGTAGGTGCTGTTATGAGCGCATTAAAAATTCTACGCATCACTCACACCTTGCCCATAATTGTCAATAACGAGAAGACTAAAGAGCGGTCCTGCTCCTATCGTAACCAAGGAAACACTTTTTATGTTAGTCAGCAATTCCAGAAAGCATTTGAATGTTACAATAAAGCTTTGCTTTACGCTCCCAAAGATTCTATAGAGCTTGTGCAAGCATACAGTAACAGATCAGCACTACATCTCCAACTAGAAGCATATACTGCTTCTATCAAGGACATAGAAACTTGTCTAAATCTGAATTGTACAGAAGACTTGAAGAAAAAGTTGATGAAAAGAAAGTTTCAGTGCCAGATAATGCTTTGGAAAGAGAGTCTTAAGGATGGTATTTTGAGATGCGCCTTTTCTGACAAATTCTTCAATTTCAAAAGGGAAAAGCATCCACAGATACCTTGCCTGTCTTCTGATGTACATGTGGTTTCCGAACATGGTGAAACTAGGGTAGTAGCTGCTAAAGATGTTGAAATGGGAACTGTTCTTGCAATAGAGACTGCATATACAACCTACTCTCTTGAGGATAAAGCCTATTCTACATGTTATTACTgccaaaaaattacattaaatttgtttCCCTGTGATAATTGTTGCTATGCATTGTTCTGTAGCAAAGAATGTCAAAAACTCTGTCTAAATGAGTATCATTACATAGAATGTAAGATCATGAATGTATTGCAGACAGTAAATGTTGGTAGCAGTTTTCGACTAGCTATAAAAACTGTGTTGAAACTAAAAACACAATGCAAGGAGTGGAACACTTTGATAAAAGAATCTCAAAATATTGGAGCTAACAGATTGAAAACCAGTTCGTTGAACGAAATATATGATGTTAAGAATTACTCCTCAATCTTAAGTTTTAACGACAAGCGCCATTTCGTTCATGGAGTTCTGTACAACAGCTGTTTAGATGTTGCCATAGTAATCCATCATCTTCAGAATCTCAATGGGTTCTTTCCTACAGACCCAAAAGAAAGTTTGGAGGCACAGAAATGTTTTGCTAAACTCTTTATGTCTTTGGAGCTTATGTGGCCTTGCACTACGGAAATAGATAATGCAGCTGAGGAGCTAACCGGCAGTGACCTAGTGTCTAATTTCCCCAGTCATTTTGGTTGGTTTGCGTTTACCAGCAAATTGAAACATGCGTGTGAGCCCAATGTTTTAGTACTTGGTCTTGATAATCGAGTGGCATTAGTGGCTCTCGAACCTATCAAAAAGAATGCAGAGTTAAAGATCTCCcacatgtatgtacctacacttGTGAATTATGATGATATTACTAGACTTTTCTTACTTcaaaccacagatatagattacactagataacgcaaacacctcaatctgtatgaaaaccaaccacgtcacttttttatatctactgtgacgtctcaagagcgaattagcgatgtgaattccctgATGTctgcgcaaaatcgattcaaatgcgccgcccgcctgcgccgtggggctcgagtcagtcactagtcatgattagtcagttagcggtcagtctttgtatggggccaaccctgACGTTtagtcggggttcggacacgcgaagtagatgcatttgcgtaatctagtgtaatctatatctgtgcttcAACCCATCTGCTTGTCTAGGTACTATACTTTTCTCGCGGCTTTCACGCGTAAACTACTAGATCCGGCAgttggaaaataataaaaatatgtgtgtgttattccagacatctaCAGTCACAAGCATTGTTAATTTAgtacccacttaagatcgaatatctgtcactttgtatgacaattcaaagaaTTCTTTCACTAAACTTGTAACCATAAAATCTAATCCAAATTTTATGCAAATCTGATCACTCATTTTAACATGATGGAGTACATACACGCCAACGCATTTGTAAACATTAGGATGATATTAATGTGCAAATGTAATCCTGAAGTCTTTGTTTAGTTTATCAGAGTTTATCCCTTTGCTTTTCTCTTACAGAGGCCACTGGTACGAGCGTTTGTATGAAGGCAAGCTTAGGTCACTGAAACTTTACCAGACATCCCGTATTATCTGTACTTGCCGTGTATGCAAGGGATCCTGGACCATGAACAATCTCAATAAAAGTGAACTCACTCCGGTGCAGAAGAAGGCATATTCATCATGGGAGCGTTCCAAAGAAAACATACTTGTACAAAGAGAAGCGTCATACTTCAAGGAAATATGTAAGATACTGACGGTGCTTCAAGACAAAGTACAGACAAAGGAGCATCATGCTGTTTACAAAGAGCTCCGTGTACAGTTGTGCTTGTGCCAATATGCCGTTACTGGTAATGTTGTAATTACTTGCTAAATAGCCAGGCATTGCCACCAGATATGTGCAAGGTATGTGtgtcatgaatcaatagaaacgcgtCAATTTCCTATCCTCACTCAGGGctgctctagtggaaacagcttgAGCAGAGTGAGGTTTTTGTAAACACAAAACATGTGTTGCAAAGTACTCAGTCCAGTCACTACTACGGGCCAATGGCGCGCGCACTCCGATGCCGCCTCACCGCACCCGCTCGATTATTTGAAGAGTCCGCTACACACCCTCACTAGGCATCCTCGCACTGCTCAGCTAcgtcgcacatctttggtggaaataGCCTAAATCTAATCATGTTTCTGCCAAGTAGTTGTGTCCTACATGCAAAATTTGCGTTTGtgcatttaaaaatagttttaagaaCATTGTATTAGGCCGCGATGAGACTGGGAATTGTATGGACAGGTTATTTCCTATTTACGTCTACCTAAATGTATACCCATAGCGAATCTATCGATCAATCCTATTCTCGTAACGGTATAATAATAACTACTAAGTGAAGTTCCAGATGT is a window of Choristoneura fumiferana chromosome 23, NRCan_CFum_1, whole genome shotgun sequence DNA encoding:
- the LOC141440736 gene encoding uncharacterized protein, whose amino-acid sequence is WDGRNLKNEKKKEGAEDRGSSAEDSDYENDADKYRPYKVTNYSRKYPENSQRRDFVVFLTHQCADKPFSDGDKVNLSQAIRKYAISGVLHLRPMNKYKVAITFDLSNNANTFLGHNKFLDELGLNASIPAADTEVTGVVKSVPVGLSNKNIFAMIGSSRNVIQVRRFMRRVRADGGEVAYIPTQTVAVTFASTQLPEYVYLDSWRHEVTQYVPPVKQCLKCQQFGHIAKFCKNNEVCSICSENHNYKACGADKQNPVCANCKGKHIAISASCPIKKNKIEENKIKSRTAAYADLFNEKSFPQLAARTAETYLENMLKSQSFLNMITQVIIKLVANKNESPINTETIRAAFQGTIRGNAQSKA
- the LOC141440638 gene encoding uncharacterized protein; protein product: MNFMNPMVFNQILNRQGLLDEVYEALRTVDMVGAVMSALKILRITHTLPIIVNNEKTKERSCSYRNQGNTFYVSQQFQKAFECYNKALLYAPKDSIELVQAYSNRSALHLQLEAYTASIKDIETCLNLNCTEDLKKKLMKRKFQCQIMLWKESLKDGILRCAFSDKFFNFKREKHPQIPCLSSDVHVVSEHGETRVVAAKDVEMGTVLAIETAYTTYSLEDKAYSTCYYCQKITLNLFPCDNCCYALFCSKECQKLCLNEYHYIECKIMNVLQTVNVGSSFRLAIKTVLKLKTQCKEWNTLIKESQNIGANRLKTSSLNEIYDVKNYSSILSFNDKRHFVHGVLYNSCLDVAIVIHHLQNLNGFFPTDPKESLEAQKCFAKLFMSLELMWPCTTEIDNAAEELTGSDLVSNFPSHFGWFAFTSKLKHACEPNVLVLGLDNRVALVALEPIKKNAELKISHIGHWYERLYEGKLRSLKLYQTSRIICTCRVCKGSWTMNNLNKSELTPVQKKAYSSWERSKENILVQREASYFKEICKILTVLQDKVQTKEHHAVYKELRVQLCLCQYAVTGNVVITC